A genome region from Desulfobulbaceae bacterium includes the following:
- a CDS encoding AMP-binding protein — protein sequence MATIVGENRSENKALAQKGSNISFSLLSISSLQPDAVALIHKNSQWTFSEIAHNTKFYSRFLSTQGIKKGDRVVLMVTPSMEFICLAFALFAIGAVVILIDPGMGYKNLINCVGAVKPRAFVGIPKAHIFKRLFPKPFKTVAINICVGTAWGILGKELPGISKAPIPELCQAETAADDLAAIIFTTGSTGPPKGVQYQHRIFLAQLDQIHNFYGIRAGEIDQPAFPLFALFSIALGAQVVIPNMDPTRPAQVNPARFISTISNHQVTYSFGSPAIWNVISRYCLKNQIRLHSLKKVLMAGAPVSGELIERVLSILPEGAEVHIPYGATESLPIVSISGSEVVGKTWPLSREGKGTCVGKQLPGVSVKVIAAVEGPVECVKGLELRPYEVGEIVVQGEVVTRAYDNNDEENRHSKIIETDGFWHRIGDVGYFDESGYLWFCGRKAHRVISEHGILYTICCEAIFNQHPAVLRSALVGVGSAGKELPVIIVELAEKINQQKLFEELAVMAARYEHTARIKHFLCHDSFPVDIRHNAKIFREKLAVWAAGQVFANVQEKKSP from the coding sequence TTGGCAACTATTGTGGGTGAAAATAGATCGGAAAACAAAGCTCTTGCCCAGAAAGGTTCTAATATCTCTTTCTCTCTCCTGTCCATATCCTCTCTACAACCTGATGCTGTTGCTCTGATTCACAAAAACAGCCAATGGACATTCTCGGAGATTGCGCACAACACAAAATTCTACAGCCGATTTTTGTCAACTCAAGGCATAAAAAAGGGTGACCGAGTCGTCTTGATGGTTACGCCCTCCATGGAGTTTATCTGTCTGGCCTTTGCTCTGTTTGCCATTGGTGCTGTGGTAATTCTGATTGACCCTGGCATGGGCTATAAAAATCTCATTAACTGTGTCGGGGCTGTCAAACCTCGGGCCTTTGTGGGCATCCCTAAGGCACATATTTTCAAGCGCCTGTTTCCAAAACCATTTAAGACAGTTGCAATAAATATCTGCGTCGGCACTGCCTGGGGGATTTTAGGAAAGGAACTTCCTGGCATATCAAAAGCTCCGATACCAGAGCTCTGTCAGGCAGAAACCGCCGCCGACGATCTGGCGGCAATTATTTTTACAACGGGCAGCACCGGACCTCCAAAGGGTGTTCAGTATCAACACCGAATATTTCTGGCTCAGCTTGACCAGATTCACAACTTTTATGGGATTCGGGCGGGAGAGATCGATCAGCCGGCCTTTCCTCTCTTTGCCCTTTTTTCAATTGCCCTTGGCGCCCAAGTTGTCATTCCAAACATGGATCCAACTCGACCAGCTCAGGTGAACCCTGCCCGTTTTATCAGTACGATTAGTAACCATCAGGTTACCTATTCGTTTGGATCGCCCGCTATCTGGAACGTTATCAGTCGGTACTGTTTGAAAAATCAGATCCGTTTGCATTCGCTAAAAAAAGTATTAATGGCCGGTGCCCCGGTTTCCGGAGAGTTAATAGAACGTGTTCTGTCAATACTGCCGGAGGGCGCTGAGGTACATATTCCCTATGGTGCCACCGAATCGCTTCCCATAGTTTCTATCTCGGGCAGTGAGGTTGTTGGTAAAACCTGGCCTTTGAGCCGTGAGGGTAAGGGAACCTGTGTCGGTAAACAGCTGCCTGGCGTTTCCGTTAAAGTGATTGCAGCAGTCGAGGGGCCGGTTGAGTGCGTGAAAGGTCTGGAGTTGCGGCCTTATGAAGTAGGAGAGATTGTTGTTCAGGGTGAGGTGGTTACCCGGGCCTACGACAATAATGACGAGGAAAACAGGCATTCTAAAATCATCGAAACGGACGGGTTCTGGCATCGGATTGGAGATGTTGGCTATTTTGATGAATCCGGGTATCTTTGGTTTTGTGGACGCAAGGCCCACCGAGTGATAAGTGAACACGGTATTTTGTATACGATCTGCTGTGAGGCGATTTTTAACCAACACCCGGCTGTGTTACGATCTGCTCTTGTTGGTGTTGGATCAGCTGGAAAAGAGCTGCCTGTTATTATTGTTGAGTTGGCTGAAAAAATTAATCAGCAGAAACTTTTTGAAGAGCTTGCCGTTATGGCGGCTAGATATGAACACACGGCCAGGATAAAGCATTTTCTCTGTCATGACTCGTTTCCGGTCGATATACGACATAATGCCAAAATATTTCGTGAGAAGCTGGCTGTCTGGGCTGCTGGGCAAGTTTTTGCCAACGTACAAGAAAAAAAATCCCCCTGA
- a CDS encoding alpha/beta fold hydrolase produces the protein MKVQVLLIWACLLLFPVVAKAVPEEILAREFAETVYPYFAGTFDFGWFEGTGQKKLRYAAQTAEQEKAVIVLVSGRTEHLTKYAEFFYDLKDAGFSFYIYDHRGQGSSERLLADPQKGYVDRFHNYVDDLSIFLETKVFSQTESPVFIVSHSMGGTVSYLYAREKPNRLKGLVLCAPMFSINTAPVPHIVARILVKSMGVIGSTESYVFGGGPYDADKKFAENDVTHSSKRFALNKKLVASFPEVALGSVTFGWLEQSFLAMDSIRNSNPGTLESPPILILSGTEDKVVGFDSQKEVCDRLAGYCRLQSIDGAKHELLMETDAIRDQVQALIVEFVHGLM, from the coding sequence GTGAAGGTTCAGGTCTTGCTGATATGGGCGTGTCTTTTGCTCTTTCCGGTTGTTGCCAAGGCAGTTCCTGAAGAGATCCTGGCGCGTGAATTTGCTGAAACGGTTTATCCGTATTTTGCCGGCACCTTCGATTTTGGCTGGTTTGAGGGAACTGGCCAAAAAAAATTACGATATGCCGCCCAAACTGCTGAGCAGGAAAAGGCTGTTATTGTTCTGGTCTCCGGGCGCACAGAACATCTCACCAAGTACGCAGAATTTTTCTACGACTTAAAAGACGCCGGATTTTCCTTTTATATCTATGATCATCGGGGTCAAGGCAGTTCCGAAAGACTCCTGGCTGACCCTCAGAAGGGATACGTTGACAGGTTTCATAACTATGTCGATGATCTGAGCATTTTTCTTGAGACAAAGGTGTTTTCACAAACTGAGTCCCCTGTTTTTATTGTCTCGCACTCCATGGGCGGCACGGTCTCTTATCTCTATGCCCGCGAAAAACCAAACCGACTCAAAGGACTGGTGTTGTGTGCACCAATGTTTTCAATCAATACCGCACCTGTCCCGCACATAGTTGCACGCATTCTTGTTAAAAGCATGGGGGTAATCGGTTCAACGGAAAGCTACGTTTTCGGGGGTGGTCCGTATGATGCTGATAAAAAATTTGCTGAAAACGATGTCACACATAGTAGCAAAAGGTTTGCCTTGAACAAAAAACTTGTCGCCAGTTTCCCGGAGGTTGCCTTAGGCAGCGTAACCTTTGGCTGGCTTGAGCAATCTTTTTTGGCGATGGATTCGATCCGCAACTCAAACCCTGGAACCTTGGAATCTCCACCGATCCTTATTTTAAGCGGTACTGAAGATAAAGTGGTAGGATTTGATTCTCAAAAAGAGGTCTGTGACCGACTTGCCGGATATTGCCGTCTGCAGAGTATTGATGGCGCCAAGCATGAACTTTTGATGGAGACGGATGCTATCCGGGATCAGGTACAAGCTCTTATTGTTGAGTTTGTTCATGGGTTGATGTAA
- a CDS encoding NAD(P)/FAD-dependent oxidoreductase — protein sequence MVYNSIDAINDSYDVIVIGSGLGGLTSANRLAKAGHTVLLLEHHHHIGGLATWFKRKGHIFDISLHGFPYGMVKTCRKYWNRAIMDSIVQLKNIRFVNPQFSIETTFDRQHFSTLLENEFRIDRAVIERFFTTVAGMNFFDDRTMTTRELFEEFFPGRSDVHRLLMEPITYANGSTLDDPAITYGIVFSNFMNKGVFTFEGGTDKLIGMMVDEAEKNGVTFCTRARADKVVIEKGKVRGVEVAGKVIAAKAVVSNSGIINTVYDLAGKDAFPADFIKDSDAVQINNSSCQVYMGVKKGERIDDIGDLIFTSGSEEFDSNEMLDMNTKSRTFSLYYPKTRPGHDRYTIVASMNARYDDWASLGDVEYAQAKKRMEQKALDALDKFLPGIRDKCDWVEGATPKTFKRYTLHKGGSSFGTKFEGLDISRSIFKFVPGLFHVGSVGIIMSGWLGAINYGVIVSNDVDAYVRS from the coding sequence ATGGTTTACAACTCTATTGATGCTATAAATGATTCGTATGATGTAATTGTTATTGGTTCCGGCCTTGGTGGTCTTACTTCTGCAAATCGTCTTGCCAAAGCCGGGCACACAGTGTTGTTACTTGAACATCATCACCATATTGGTGGTTTGGCAACCTGGTTTAAGCGTAAAGGCCACATCTTCGATATATCTCTGCATGGATTTCCTTACGGTATGGTGAAAACATGCCGCAAATATTGGAATCGTGCCATTATGGATTCCATTGTTCAGCTTAAGAACATTCGTTTTGTGAACCCGCAATTCTCCATAGAAACGACCTTTGATCGTCAGCACTTCTCAACCCTTCTCGAAAACGAGTTTAGGATTGATCGTGCGGTTATTGAGCGCTTTTTTACAACTGTAGCCGGTATGAATTTTTTCGATGACAGAACCATGACCACCAGGGAACTGTTTGAGGAGTTTTTCCCCGGGCGCAGTGATGTTCATCGTTTGCTCATGGAACCGATAACCTATGCCAATGGCTCAACCCTTGATGATCCTGCCATAACCTATGGCATCGTTTTTTCTAATTTCATGAACAAGGGGGTTTTTACCTTTGAAGGCGGAACCGACAAACTTATTGGTATGATGGTCGATGAGGCTGAAAAAAATGGTGTGACATTCTGTACGCGAGCTCGAGCCGACAAGGTTGTCATCGAAAAGGGAAAAGTTCGCGGCGTTGAAGTTGCCGGAAAAGTGATAGCAGCAAAGGCGGTTGTCTCAAACAGCGGTATTATTAATACAGTCTATGATCTGGCAGGCAAAGACGCTTTTCCAGCTGATTTTATAAAAGATTCTGATGCGGTACAGATCAACAACTCCAGCTGTCAGGTCTATATGGGGGTTAAAAAAGGTGAACGGATCGACGATATAGGCGATTTGATTTTCACCTCTGGATCTGAAGAGTTTGACTCCAATGAAATGCTGGACATGAACACTAAAAGCAGAACATTTTCATTGTATTATCCTAAAACACGACCGGGGCATGATCGATATACTATTGTTGCTTCGATGAATGCCCGCTACGATGATTGGGCATCTCTTGGAGACGTTGAATACGCCCAAGCCAAGAAACGAATGGAGCAAAAGGCGCTTGACGCCTTAGATAAATTTCTGCCGGGTATCAGAGATAAATGTGATTGGGTTGAAGGCGCGACACCGAAGACCTTTAAGCGATACACTCTGCATAAGGGCGGATCGTCCTTTGGAACTAAGTTTGAGGGGCTCGATATCTCCAGGTCGATTTTCAAGTTTGTGCCGGGCTTATTTCATGTGGGTTCGGTTGGTATAATAATGTCTGGTTGGTTAGGTGCCATCAATTATGGCGTGATTGTTTCCAATGATGTTGATGCCTATGTGCGCAGTTAG
- a CDS encoding glucokinase → MGKNAIILAGDIGASKTILALYPGKGEFSSPLKESTYPSGEYDGLSPMLDDFLLGVDRSIASAAFGVAGPVVDQKAQITKLPWSIEADAIKNHLNISAVFLLNDLVANAYGLDCIEPAGLVSLNDSCVNLNSPKAMLSPGTGLGEVFFIDSVQGKQVFDSEGGHCLFAPANQEQIGLLQFYQKDQQTITYDTLCCGDGFVKIYNFLREQSTYSANPEIETALSMARHPAAVITENSVREEVQQRCPLCVRTVEIFVEMLAAEAANMVLKMLARGGVYIGGGIPPKILPYLQKSFMPVFSRHQTMGRILSTVPVHVVCNTKTALYGAASFAMGKVNIKGV, encoded by the coding sequence ATGGGTAAAAACGCAATAATTCTGGCTGGTGATATAGGGGCTTCTAAAACAATACTTGCCTTGTATCCAGGTAAAGGAGAATTTTCTTCCCCTCTAAAGGAGAGCACCTATCCAAGTGGCGAGTATGACGGTTTGAGTCCGATGCTTGACGACTTTCTGCTCGGAGTTGACCGATCTATTGCCTCAGCCGCTTTTGGTGTGGCTGGTCCTGTGGTAGACCAGAAGGCACAAATCACTAAATTGCCATGGTCAATTGAAGCTGACGCAATCAAAAATCATTTGAACATTTCTGCTGTGTTTTTGCTAAATGACTTGGTTGCTAATGCCTACGGTCTTGACTGCATCGAACCTGCTGGTCTGGTTTCGCTAAACGACTCGTGTGTCAACCTGAATTCGCCCAAGGCCATGCTCTCTCCCGGTACAGGCCTGGGGGAGGTTTTTTTTATTGATAGTGTGCAGGGCAAGCAGGTCTTTGACTCGGAGGGTGGCCATTGTCTTTTTGCGCCAGCCAACCAGGAACAGATCGGTTTATTGCAATTTTACCAAAAAGATCAGCAAACTATTACGTATGATACACTCTGCTGTGGTGATGGGTTTGTGAAGATTTATAACTTCCTTCGGGAGCAGTCCACCTATTCAGCTAATCCGGAGATTGAGACTGCCTTGTCAATGGCCAGGCATCCGGCAGCTGTTATTACCGAGAATTCTGTCCGGGAAGAAGTGCAGCAGCGCTGCCCGCTTTGTGTTCGTACGGTGGAAATCTTTGTTGAAATGCTGGCAGCTGAAGCGGCAAATATGGTACTTAAAATGCTGGCACGAGGTGGGGTCTATATAGGTGGCGGCATCCCGCCTAAAATACTGCCTTATTTGCAGAAGAGTTTTATGCCGGTTTTCAGTCGCCATCAAACAATGGGGCGGATACTTTCAACTGTGCCGGTTCACGTGGTTTGCAACACAAAAACTGCACTTTATGGCGCTGCATCCTTTGCAATGGGGAAAGTGAATATAAAAGGTGTGTGA
- a CDS encoding NAD(P)/FAD-dependent oxidoreductase: MSHPLVIIGGGMSGIAAAIRHARFGQPTLILERHSRPGGLNSYYYRHGRLFETGLHAMTNFARPDQKRAPLNILLRQLKLSRKNFTAYPQFGSEINFPQRVLRFSNDFSELLDDVQRVFPKAVDGFNKLAELVKGYDPFQNGPWLSARKCLNELIDDQDLIEMIFCPLMFYGNSEESDMDFSQFVIMFQAIFFEGFFRPFGTIKDFLAVLLDQYKSFGGEIRYQTSVDRLCLEGNTIVAVQTTNGEKISCSNVISTIGLPGTNKLLSPEQNENEEYVGRLSFVESIYLVPKARMKTIKNDSTSIFFSTGSKFTYRRPQTAVDTTSGVINFPDNFHGVASEEMSQIRVTNMANFDLWLQADGGAVRGGNRSPAYDSLKKRFQVQSLGAVQKIIGVFDDSIAFEDTFTPLTIERYTSKAAGAVYGSPVRVKDGLTPCDNLFIAGTDQGFLGIVGAMLSGVTMVNNHILL; this comes from the coding sequence GTGTCTCATCCCCTTGTTATCATTGGCGGCGGCATGTCGGGTATTGCTGCTGCCATTCGTCACGCCCGTTTTGGGCAACCTACCCTTATTCTCGAACGGCATTCGCGCCCCGGTGGGTTAAATTCATATTATTACCGTCATGGCAGGCTCTTTGAAACAGGTCTGCACGCTATGACCAATTTTGCACGCCCAGACCAGAAGCGTGCGCCTTTAAATATCCTGCTCCGTCAATTAAAGCTTTCCAGAAAAAATTTTACCGCTTATCCGCAGTTCGGCTCTGAAATTAATTTTCCGCAGAGAGTTTTGCGGTTTTCAAATGATTTTAGCGAGTTACTTGATGATGTGCAGCGGGTTTTCCCGAAGGCTGTGGATGGTTTTAATAAACTTGCCGAACTGGTTAAGGGCTATGACCCTTTTCAAAACGGACCTTGGCTTTCGGCTCGAAAATGTTTGAACGAGTTGATTGATGATCAAGATCTTATTGAAATGATATTTTGCCCATTAATGTTCTACGGCAATAGCGAAGAGTCCGACATGGATTTTTCCCAGTTTGTTATTATGTTTCAAGCGATTTTTTTTGAGGGTTTCTTCCGTCCCTTCGGAACAATTAAAGATTTTCTTGCTGTTCTTTTAGACCAGTACAAATCTTTCGGTGGTGAGATCCGTTATCAGACCAGTGTCGATCGGCTTTGCCTGGAAGGCAATACGATTGTCGCTGTTCAAACCACTAACGGTGAGAAGATTTCATGCAGTAATGTCATCTCTACCATCGGTTTGCCTGGAACCAATAAGCTTTTGAGTCCTGAGCAAAATGAAAATGAAGAGTATGTCGGTAGGTTAAGTTTTGTCGAGTCGATTTACCTTGTGCCTAAAGCGCGTATGAAGACGATTAAAAATGATTCGACCTCTATCTTCTTTTCAACCGGATCAAAGTTTACCTACAGAAGACCACAGACCGCAGTTGATACGACCTCAGGAGTGATTAATTTTCCAGATAATTTTCATGGTGTGGCCTCAGAGGAGATGAGTCAGATTCGGGTGACCAATATGGCTAACTTCGATCTGTGGCTCCAGGCTGATGGTGGTGCCGTAAGGGGCGGGAATCGGTCACCGGCCTATGATAGCCTTAAGAAGAGATTTCAAGTGCAGTCTCTTGGAGCGGTTCAGAAAATTATCGGGGTCTTTGATGATAGTATAGCGTTTGAAGACACCTTTACACCACTGACGATAGAGCGCTACACCTCAAAAGCAGCTGGGGCAGTTTACGGCAGTCCTGTTAGGGTTAAAGATGGCTTGACACCTTGTGATAATCTCTTCATTGCCGGCACTGACCAGGGTTTTCTAGGAATTGTCGGGGCAATGCTCAGCGGCGTAACAATGGTAAATAATCATATCTTGCTTTAA
- a CDS encoding 3-oxoacyl-ACP synthase III, giving the protein MHYSKVFLQSFGYELPPNIVTSEALEEELSPVYKRLKLPKGRLELMSGIKERRFWDKGMLPSQGAALAGKKAIDSSGLSPEDIDCLIFTSVCRDMMEPATAAFVHHSLGLTDKCQIFDLSNACLGFLNGMIVLANMIELGQVRHGLIVAGETAEELVYSTIKALLQDESLTRKSIKPSFASFTIGSGAVALVLTGDPSDSRHRLLGGACRANTSHNDLCRGGDNTSATLMATDSEELLKRGVETAALVWQDFLAELNWSSGQISRFFCHQVGSAHARLLLETLSIDPVKNFETLQFLGNVGSVSAPITLAMGAESGELQPGDKAAVLGIGSGINCLMLGIEW; this is encoded by the coding sequence ATGCACTATTCTAAAGTATTCCTACAAAGTTTCGGCTATGAACTGCCGCCCAATATTGTTACCTCTGAAGCACTTGAAGAGGAGCTTTCGCCGGTTTATAAACGCTTAAAACTGCCCAAAGGGCGTCTTGAGTTGATGAGTGGAATTAAAGAGCGCAGGTTTTGGGACAAGGGGATGCTGCCCAGTCAGGGCGCCGCACTTGCCGGCAAGAAGGCCATTGATAGTTCTGGTTTATCCCCTGAAGATATAGACTGTTTGATTTTTACTTCTGTGTGTCGAGATATGATGGAACCGGCTACCGCGGCCTTTGTTCACCACTCGTTGGGCCTTACAGATAAATGCCAGATTTTTGACCTGTCAAATGCCTGTCTGGGCTTTCTAAACGGTATGATAGTTCTGGCAAATATGATTGAACTTGGTCAGGTCAGACATGGCCTTATTGTGGCCGGGGAAACCGCTGAAGAGCTGGTTTATTCAACCATCAAGGCACTGCTTCAGGATGAGTCGCTGACCCGGAAATCTATTAAACCCTCCTTCGCATCATTCACCATAGGTTCAGGAGCTGTTGCCTTAGTGCTTACAGGTGATCCTTCAGATTCAAGACATCGGTTACTTGGTGGCGCATGTCGGGCCAATACCAGTCATAATGATTTGTGCAGAGGTGGTGATAACACCAGTGCTACCTTGATGGCAACTGATTCAGAAGAGCTTCTTAAGCGTGGTGTTGAAACTGCAGCCCTGGTCTGGCAGGATTTTCTTGCTGAGCTGAACTGGTCGTCCGGGCAGATCAGCCGTTTTTTTTGTCATCAGGTTGGCAGTGCCCACGCAAGACTGTTGTTGGAAACACTGAGCATTGATCCCGTTAAAAATTTCGAGACTCTGCAGTTTCTTGGGAATGTTGGGTCGGTTTCGGCCCCAATAACGCTGGCTATGGGTGCGGAAAGTGGTGAGTTGCAGCCGGGAGATAAAGCTGCCGTTTTGGGAATTGGCAGTGGTATAAATTGTCTTATGCTGGGAATTGAATGGTAA
- the fabG gene encoding 3-oxoacyl-ACP reductase FabG has translation MQINMDFSGQIAVVTGATKGIGLAVTQALLEAGATVVGVYGSDTVAAGMVAKDLDVGDRLQLFQCDVSDYAQVTQLYQKIEDQYESIDILISNAGIRRDSVLAMMPYEDWQRVIDVNLTGSYSMAKHAVMLMMKKKYGRIIFVTSPMSYLGFAGQANYSASKAGQIGMMRSLSKETAKRKITVNCISPGFIETDLIANLNDEQIKQYQKMVPLKRFGRPREVADAVLFLAGKNSAYITGSVLEINGGI, from the coding sequence ATGCAGATAAATATGGATTTTTCTGGACAGATTGCAGTTGTAACCGGGGCAACCAAGGGTATTGGTTTGGCCGTTACCCAGGCGCTTCTTGAGGCGGGGGCGACTGTTGTCGGTGTCTATGGCAGCGATACTGTTGCCGCCGGCATGGTCGCTAAAGATCTGGACGTTGGCGATCGATTACAGCTGTTCCAGTGCGATGTTTCCGATTATGCGCAGGTGACACAGCTCTATCAAAAAATTGAAGATCAGTATGAGAGCATCGATATTTTAATCAGCAATGCCGGAATTAGACGGGATTCTGTGCTTGCCATGATGCCCTATGAAGATTGGCAGCGGGTGATTGATGTCAACCTTACCGGCTCGTATTCCATGGCAAAACATGCTGTGATGCTGATGATGAAAAAAAAGTACGGTCGAATAATTTTTGTGACATCACCAATGTCCTATCTAGGATTTGCCGGACAGGCAAATTACTCAGCCTCAAAGGCAGGGCAGATAGGCATGATGCGTTCACTGTCAAAGGAAACCGCTAAGAGAAAAATCACGGTCAACTGTATTTCACCCGGGTTTATCGAGACGGATCTGATTGCCAATCTTAATGATGAGCAGATTAAGCAGTATCAAAAAATGGTTCCCCTGAAAAGATTTGGCAGACCAAGAGAAGTTGCTGACGCGGTCTTGTTTTTAGCAGGTAAAAACTCCGCTTATATTACCGGTTCTGTTCTGGAGATCAACGGTGGAATCTGA
- a CDS encoding acyl carrier protein, whose amino-acid sequence MTRDDISDVIIEIIQDIDEDADIKGLNPDEPLRDQLDLDSMDFLDIVMELRKRYKLQIPEEEYPELATLTSCVNYLEPKLTTVR is encoded by the coding sequence ATGACACGTGATGATATTAGTGATGTAATCATTGAAATAATTCAGGATATTGATGAGGATGCTGACATTAAGGGGTTAAACCCGGATGAACCCTTAAGGGATCAGCTTGATCTTGATTCAATGGATTTTCTCGACATAGTTATGGAGCTTAGAAAGCGTTATAAACTCCAAATTCCAGAAGAAGAGTACCCTGAACTGGCAACCTTAACTTCCTGCGTTAATTATCTGGAGCCTAAGCTTACCACAGTGAGATAG
- a CDS encoding beta-hydroxyacyl-ACP dehydratase gives MESEIYERIPHRPPFLWVDRIISIDSQTIVAEKYFAPDLDMYAGHYPHHPITPGVILCEAIIQAGAVLIADILQREGTSVEGVPVLTRIYGARFKRSIKPGDTVRLVAHLKEVIGAAWLLKGKVLVEDKVAVSLDFGCTIT, from the coding sequence GTGGAATCTGAGATTTATGAGAGAATACCCCATAGACCACCATTTTTATGGGTTGACAGAATTATCTCAATTGATAGTCAAACAATAGTCGCTGAAAAATATTTTGCACCGGATCTTGATATGTATGCTGGCCATTATCCGCATCATCCAATTACCCCTGGTGTAATTTTATGTGAGGCAATTATTCAGGCAGGGGCAGTGTTGATTGCCGATATCTTGCAGAGAGAAGGTACGTCCGTTGAAGGTGTCCCGGTCTTGACTCGGATTTACGGTGCTCGATTTAAACGATCGATTAAACCCGGCGATACCGTTCGTCTTGTTGCGCATCTCAAAGAGGTTATCGGTGCAGCCTGGTTGCTCAAGGGTAAGGTGCTGGTTGAAGATAAAGTCGCGGTGTCACTTGATTTTGGTTGTACCATTACGTAG
- a CDS encoding SDR family oxidoreductase, with translation MSFLGIAEKRFVVFGLANKKSVACAIARILIDEGAEVIHVVRSAERQETARKLFPQSPVFVCDVEEEKNIIRVRDEIAASISGDIHGIVHSIAFANYSEGIKPFHETLKADFLQAVTISCFSLLSICNHFKTLLADDASVVTISISSTRMAAENYGYMAPIKAALDSSLCFLAKSFSDFSNVRFNAVCPGLLKTSASAGIPGYVDSYLYAEQVIPRKKGVTTMEAANLAAFLLSTRSSGITAQTIVVDAGMSLNFFDAAIVSSVNRS, from the coding sequence ATGAGTTTCCTTGGTATTGCAGAGAAGCGATTCGTTGTTTTTGGACTTGCCAATAAAAAGTCGGTGGCCTGCGCCATTGCCAGGATTCTAATTGATGAAGGCGCTGAGGTCATCCATGTGGTCCGCAGTGCCGAACGTCAGGAGACAGCACGTAAATTATTCCCGCAATCTCCTGTCTTTGTGTGTGATGTTGAGGAAGAAAAAAATATAATTCGTGTTCGTGACGAGATTGCAGCCTCTATCTCCGGCGATATTCATGGCATTGTTCACTCTATTGCCTTTGCCAATTACTCTGAGGGGATAAAGCCCTTCCACGAGACCCTGAAGGCCGACTTCCTGCAGGCCGTTACTATATCCTGTTTTTCTCTACTCTCCATATGCAATCATTTTAAGACGCTGCTGGCCGATGATGCCTCGGTGGTGACTATCTCTATCTCTTCCACCAGGATGGCGGCCGAGAATTATGGCTATATGGCGCCAATTAAAGCCGCCCTGGATTCATCCTTATGTTTTCTGGCTAAAAGTTTTTCAGACTTTTCTAACGTGAGGTTTAATGCAGTCTGTCCGGGACTCTTAAAAACATCAGCTTCAGCCGGTATCCCTGGCTATGTTGATAGTTACCTCTATGCCGAGCAGGTTATTCCCCGCAAGAAAGGGGTTACAACAATGGAAGCTGCTAACCTGGCCGCTTTTCTCCTTTCGACTCGTTCGTCAGGGATCACCGCTCAAACTATTGTTGTCGATGCCGGAATGTCACTTAACTTTTTCGATGCTGCAATTGTCTCCAGCGTGAACAGATCCTGA
- a CDS encoding alpha/beta fold hydrolase gives MVNMTTLPYGFTPETLRVNGQTMSYLDEGKGPALVMVHGNPTWSYYYRNLVTRLKDRFRVIVPDHIGCGLSDKPQDYAYTLENHINALTELIEHLGLDEVSLVVHDWGGAIGFGYASRHPSAIKSLVVLNTAAFPLSRMPMRIGVCRLPVVGELLVRGLNLFAGLAVEMAVKKPLSDEVASGYLYPYDSWHNRVAVHRFVMDIPMGPEHQSWPTLTDIEKKLPLFKETPMLLIWGGKDFCFNDLFYDQWRKRFPKAEYHYFPEAGHYVLEDALEEACSLIDAFFSSNCINE, from the coding sequence ATGGTAAACATGACGACCTTGCCCTATGGGTTCACACCTGAAACGCTCAGAGTCAATGGACAGACCATGTCTTATCTTGATGAGGGTAAGGGACCAGCACTCGTCATGGTGCATGGTAACCCCACCTGGTCTTATTACTACCGGAACCTGGTAACCAGACTTAAAGACAGATTTCGGGTGATTGTGCCGGATCATATTGGTTGTGGTTTGTCAGATAAACCGCAGGACTACGCCTACACCCTTGAAAATCATATAAACGCTCTGACAGAGCTTATTGAGCATCTTGGCTTAGATGAGGTTTCTCTGGTTGTTCATGATTGGGGTGGTGCCATCGGTTTTGGCTATGCTTCAAGGCATCCGTCGGCAATTAAATCCTTGGTTGTGTTAAATACGGCGGCCTTTCCTCTGTCCCGTATGCCAATGCGTATTGGTGTTTGCCGACTGCCTGTCGTCGGTGAGTTGCTGGTGCGTGGTCTGAACCTGTTTGCTGGTTTAGCTGTGGAGATGGCTGTTAAAAAACCCTTGTCGGATGAGGTTGCCAGTGGCTATCTGTATCCTTACGACTCCTGGCACAACCGTGTCGCTGTTCATCGTTTTGTCATGGATATCCCGATGGGCCCAGAACATCAATCCTGGCCAACACTCACTGATATTGAGAAAAAGCTGCCACTTTTTAAAGAGACCCCGATGCTGCTCATCTGGGGCGGTAAGGATTTTTGTTTTAACGATCTGTTCTACGACCAGTGGCGTAAGCGGTTTCCTAAAGCCGAATACCATTATTTCCCTGAGGCCGGGCATTATGTGCTTGAAGATGCACTGGAGGAAGCCTGTTCGTTAATTGATGCTTTTTTCTCCAGCAACTGTATTAACGAATGA